In one window of Neofelis nebulosa isolate mNeoNeb1 chromosome 15, mNeoNeb1.pri, whole genome shotgun sequence DNA:
- the LOC131496061 gene encoding left-right determination factor 1-like, producing MRPLWLCWALWALPLTGPGAALTGEQVRASLLRQLGLHEAPVLDQRDVEGLVTPAHVRAQYVALLRRSHGAHSRGKRFSQRVREVAGRLLAAEASTHVLVFGMEGRLPPNSELVQAVLRLFQEPVPKAALRRLERLSPHGARARVTVEWLRIHEDSSNRTYLVDSRLVSLQGSGWKAFDVTEAVNFWRQLGRSGQPLLLQVSVQRAHLGPRASGAHTLLRFASQGQEGTGQGEPQLELHTLDLGAYGAQGDCDPEATEGARCCRQETYVDLRGMRWAENWVLEPPGFLAYECVGACQQPPEPPTFRRPFPGPRQCVASETTSLPLIVGVKEGGRPRPQVVSLPNMRVEKCSCAWDGAPVPRRLGP from the exons ATGAGGCCCCTGTGGCTGTGCTGGGCGCTCTGGGCGCTGCCCCTGACGGGCCCCGGGGCCGCCCTGACCGGCGAGCAGGTGCGGGCCAGCCTGCTGCGGCAGCTGGGCCTCCACGAGGCGCCCGTCCTGGACCAGCGCGACGTGGAGGGGCTGGTCACCCCGGCCCACGTGAGGGCCCAGTACGTGGCCCTGTTGCGGCGCAGTCACGGCGCCCACTCCCGCGGGAAGAGGTTCAGCCAGAGAGTCCGAG AGGTGGCGGGCAGGTTGCTGGCGGCCGAGGCCTCCACGCACGTGCTGGTGTTCggcatggaggggcgcctgccGCCCAACAGCGAGCTGGTGCAGGCCGTGCTGCGCCTCTTCCAGGAGCCGGTCCCCAAAGCGGCGCTGCGCAGGCTCGAGCGGCTGTCCCCGCACGGCGCCCGCGCCCGCGTCACCGTCGAGTGGCTGCGCATCCACGAGGACAGCTCGAACCGCACCTACCTGGTGGACTCCAG GCTGGTGTCCCTCCAGGGGAGTGGCTGGAAGGCCTTCGACGTGACCGAGGCCGTGAACTTCTGGCGCCAGCTGGGCCGGTCTGGGCAGCCGCTGCTGCTGCAGGTGTCCGTGCAGAGGGCGCACCTGGGCCCGCGGGCCTCGGGCGCCCACACGCTGCTCCGCTTCGCGTCCCAGGGCCAGGAGGGCACGGGGCAGGGCGAGCCCCAGCTGGAGCTGCACACCCTGGACCTCGGGGCCTACGG AGCTCAGGGCGACTGCGACCCCGAGGCGACGGAGGGCGCCCGCTGCTGCCGCCAGGAGACCTACGTTGACCTGCGGGGCATGCGGTGGGCCGAGAACTGGGTCCTGGAGCCCCCGGGCTTCCTGGCCTACGAGTGTGTGGGCGCGTGCCAGCAGCCCCCGGAGCCCCCGACCTTTAGGCGGCCGTTCCCGGGGCCGCGACAGTGCGTCGCCTCGGAGACGACCTCGCTGCCCCTGATCGTGGGCGTCAAGGAGGGCGGCAGGCCCAGGCCCCAGGTGGTCAGCCTGCCCAACATGAGGGTGGAGAAGTGCAGCTGCGCGTGGGACGGGGCGCCCGTGCCCAGGAGGCTGGGGCCTTAG